GCCGTCGGGGAAGGTGACCTTGACGAAGTTAAGGCTTTCGTCTGACAGGGAGTAGTAGCGAGCCACCAGACGGTCGCCGTTGTCGCAGGAGTAGGCCACCGGCTCCCCTCCGGTCACAGAAAGGGCCTTATCCTCAGCGAAGGACGGTCCCCCGAGGACCAACATGGCGCAAAACACCGCAACCACAAAACCAAACTTTCTAAAGCTCATAACATAACCACCTCTCTAGGTAATCTATAAAAACTCAACTTTAAGTCCCCTCGGAGAGCCCGTTCCGCCTGCGCCCTGTTTCGCCCAATCGTATACTCGACCTGCCTGTTTCGTACGAACCGCCTCGGAGGGCACGTCCTGTGCCCCCTTGGCTTGGGGCGACGTCCTGTCGCCCCATTCGTACTACACTACGGCAGGTCGAGTATACGGGCTCAAATGGGCTTCGTCGGAACGGTCTCTCCGAGGATCAGAGTTTTTAGATATCCCCTCTAGTTATCGTTGAAGTCCGACCGAGTCATCTCCATATAGACCTTGTCGTGTCTTCTGCCCTCTCTTAGGACCGCTTCCTTTCTGACGCCGAAGGTCTTAAAGCCTATCCTCTCGTAGCACCTTATCGCCCTCTCGTTGAAGGAGACCACCTGGAGCATTATGTTATGGAAATTCAGGACCTCGAAGCCGTACTTGACCAGCAGCGACAGGGCCTCCCCTCCGTATCCTCTGCCCCAATAGTCTTTGTTGCCGATGAATATGCCCACTTCGGCGGTCTGGTTGAGGTGGTTCAGGTTCATAAAACCGCATATCCCCAGGAGGGAGTCGGTCTCAAGGTCGACGATACAGTAGTTGTGCTCCCGAGACAACCGGTCCAGGGCCTCCCTCTCCGCCTGGAGGGGATAGCACGAAGGAGCCTCGGCCAGGTATTTCGTCACGTCGTAGTCGCTCATCCAGCCGGTGAAGGCGGGGGCGTCGTCCAGGTCTATGGTGGACAGATAACATTTTTTTCCGATCATTTTCTTAAAGTACAACCTAAGTCACTCCCATCTGGGCGGGGCTTTTGAGCTCCACCGATATCTTCACCATAAAGCCATCGTAGCCCCTCACCGACATTTCGTCCAGCACCACGTCCTCGAAGAAAAGTTCCCCTATCTGGAGTCCTCTCTCGCGTACCTCAGCCAGCAGCCTCTCGTACGCCTCGCCTATGGAGAGATAGCCAGAGCAGTGATAGGCCACCAGGTAAGGGCCGCCTCTCATCACCAGACCGTCACGGGGGGGAAGCTCGTCCACATCGGTGTAGTAATAGCGGTAATCATCGTATCGGCCCTCCTCGACGGACTTTCTATCCAGTATCTGGCCGATGGAGCTGGGCAGCGCCATTCCAATATCCGAGCATCTTCTGACGTGATCCATAAGGAGCTTGAAAGCGGCCCTTTCGTCGGACCAGCAGGAGGCTGGGGACAGCAGAAGGGGCCGGTCTGGGGACATCTCCACGGAGATACTGTCTTTGTCGGCAGCCAGTGCCGACGAAGTGACCTCCATCTTGCTCTCCACCAGTTTTTTCATGGCGACGAGTCGCTGGATCCTCTCCTCTATTCGGTCGCCCTGATTCCTCATGAGGGCCATAAACCTCTCGGGAGACCGACTGTCCATATAGGACCGGATCTCACTAAGCGACATGCCAAGCTCTTTAAGGACCTGAATGACGTAAAACGGCTCGGTCTGAGAGAGGGAGTAATAACGATAGCCGTTCTTTCCCCTGTGAGCCGGGCAGAATATCCCTACCTGGTCGTAGTGGAAAAGGGTGTGCTTTGTCACCCCGACCAGGTCGGCAAACTCCTTGGTGTTCAGATATCCCTGATCCATAAAACCCCTCCTTGACTATCGGGTTGCCCTATACTTTAGAATATCCTCCATAGTTCAAGACAGCAATGGAGGATTACTATGGGAAGCTCTATATCCAAGGATTTTAGCCTGTTCTCTCTGGCCCGTTTCGCCTTTCCTTCGGTGGTGATGATGGTGTTTACGTCCCTGTACACTATGGTGGACGGGGTTTTCGTGTCCAGAGTTCTGGGGACCACCGCCCTTTCGGCGGTGAACCTATTCTACCCCCTCTTCAACGTGATAATCGCCACAGGGATAATGCTGGGGACCGGAGGGAGCGCGGTCATAGCCCGAAAGATAGGGGAGGGACAGACCGAGGAGGCCAGGTCCAACTTCAGCCTGATCGTCCTGGCGGGAGTCCTTTCCGGCGTGCTCATCGCCGCTCTGTCACTGGGGTTCATGGAGGCCGTTTTGAGGTTTTTAGGAGCTGAGGGAGAGATGCTTCCTCTATGCAGGGAGTACACCACGGTGTTCATGTTCTTCGCCCCTCTATGTATGCTACAGCTCATATTCCAGTACCTCTTCGTCACAGCAGGAAGACCGGGGCTGGGCCTCGCCATGTCCATAGCAGGAGGACTCACCAATATGGTCCTGGACTACCTTTTCCTGGTCCACTTTTCTATGGGCATGGCGGGAGCAGCGCTGGCCTCGGGGATAGGAATCGCCGTCCCCGCCCTGTTCGGCCTGGGATATTTCCGTCTGTATCGCCGAGGATATCTCCATCTTTCTCGGCCCAGATGGGAGCCTCGGGTACTTGTGGAGAGCTGTTACAACGGATCGTCGGAGATGGTGGGAAACATGGCTCTGGCGGTGGTGACGTTGATGTACAACATCATAATGATGGACCTTTTAGGGCAGGACGGGGTGGCTGCGATAACCATAGTCCTATACGTCCATTTCGTCCTGTGCGCCGTCTTCGCAGGGTTCTCCATGGGGGTGGCTCCCGTCATAAGCTACAACCACGGCAGCGGCAACTCTGCCAGGTCGAAGAGGGTTTTCAGGCACTCGATGGCCATAATAGCCCTGACGTCCCTTCTCTCCTACATATGGGCCTCCCATGGATCGGGGGCTCTGATAAAGGTCTTCGTGTCGGAGGATAACCCGGTCTACGGCATAGCCGCCCAGGGATTCAGCTTTTTCAGCGTCAGCTTTCTCTTCGTAGGGGTGAATATCTTCGCCTCGGCCATGTTCACAGCCCTATCCGACGGCAAGGTCTCGGCGATAATCTCCTTTATGAGGACCTTCGTGTTCATATCCGCGGGCCTGGCGGTGCTGCCCGGCCTTTTCCACGTAAAGGGCGTATGGATGTCCATAACTGCGGCGGAACTGCTGAGCCTGATCCTCTCCGCCGCCTTCCTCTTCTGCCTCAGGAAGAAGTATCGCTACGGCTAGACAAAACTACAGAGGAGCCCCAAGTCGGACGAGCAACTTGGGGCTCCTTATTCCTTAAACCCGCCCTACAGGACACAGTGGGGTCCACCACCATGGAGATATTTTTTTGTCCATGGACAGGCCTGTATGCAGATACCGCAGATAGCGTGCTTCAGCCCTCTTTCCTCCATGAACAGACGTAGCTGGCCCCAACAGGATCGGATGTCCACCAGGTCCTCCCTGGCGACGCCGGGGGACCATAAAGTCTCCCCTGGGGCGGCGACGGGACAGGCCTTGCGGCAAACGGTGCAGCTGCCGCAGAGAGAGCTGGCCTGAGGGACGTCGGCCTGAAGAGGGGCATCGGTAAAAACCGTCCCAAGCCGAACGGCAGAGCCGTACTCTTTCGTCACCAAGAGGGCGTTTTTTCCCACCCAGCCGAGTCCCGACATAGTCGCGGCGGTCTTATGGGGGAAGGCAGCGGCCAGTTTTTCCCTGTCAAAGTTAGGCGAGGACGCTGGCTCCACAACGGCGGCGTAGCCCTCGCCCTGAATCCAGCCCATGATTTCCCCAAGCACCTGATCTATCTTGGCATTAACCAAAAGATATTCGGCCTGATATTCGATATGGGGACCCTGCTCCACGGAGGAAACTATATCCCGGTTCAACGCTACGGCGACGGAGATAGCTTTATCAAAGGGGACCTCGAGAGATGACACATCGGCTATGCCCACCAGATTCGCCCCTAGAGCCA
The uncultured Dethiosulfovibrio sp. genome window above contains:
- a CDS encoding MliC family protein: MSFRKFGFVVAVFCAMLVLGGPSFAEDKALSVTGGEPVAYSCDNGDRLVARYYSLSDESLNFVKVTFPDGKEYTLPQVMSASGARYTDDFELSWWIKGDEAYVEKRDDQGDWKPLYSDCRVSE
- a CDS encoding MATE family efflux transporter — encoded protein: MGSSISKDFSLFSLARFAFPSVVMMVFTSLYTMVDGVFVSRVLGTTALSAVNLFYPLFNVIIATGIMLGTGGSAVIARKIGEGQTEEARSNFSLIVLAGVLSGVLIAALSLGFMEAVLRFLGAEGEMLPLCREYTTVFMFFAPLCMLQLIFQYLFVTAGRPGLGLAMSIAGGLTNMVLDYLFLVHFSMGMAGAALASGIGIAVPALFGLGYFRLYRRGYLHLSRPRWEPRVLVESCYNGSSEMVGNMALAVVTLMYNIIMMDLLGQDGVAAITIVLYVHFVLCAVFAGFSMGVAPVISYNHGSGNSARSKRVFRHSMAIIALTSLLSYIWASHGSGALIKVFVSEDNPVYGIAAQGFSFFSVSFLFVGVNIFASAMFTALSDGKVSAIISFMRTFVFISAGLAVLPGLFHVKGVWMSITAAELLSLILSAAFLFCLRKKYRYG
- a CDS encoding MerR family transcriptional regulator, which encodes MDQGYLNTKEFADLVGVTKHTLFHYDQVGIFCPAHRGKNGYRYYSLSQTEPFYVIQVLKELGMSLSEIRSYMDSRSPERFMALMRNQGDRIEERIQRLVAMKKLVESKMEVTSSALAADKDSISVEMSPDRPLLLSPASCWSDERAAFKLLMDHVRRCSDIGMALPSSIGQILDRKSVEEGRYDDYRYYYTDVDELPPRDGLVMRGGPYLVAYHCSGYLSIGEAYERLLAEVRERGLQIGELFFEDVVLDEMSVRGYDGFMVKISVELKSPAQMGVT
- a CDS encoding epoxyqueuosine reductase, which gives rise to MGITAMKLKERALALGANLVGIADVSSLEVPFDKAISVAVALNRDIVSSVEQGPHIEYQAEYLLVNAKIDQVLGEIMGWIQGEGYAAVVEPASSPNFDREKLAAAFPHKTAATMSGLGWVGKNALLVTKEYGSAVRLGTVFTDAPLQADVPQASSLCGSCTVCRKACPVAAPGETLWSPGVAREDLVDIRSCWGQLRLFMEERGLKHAICGICIQACPWTKKYLHGGGPHCVL
- a CDS encoding GNAT family protein, with the translated sequence MIGKKCYLSTIDLDDAPAFTGWMSDYDVTKYLAEAPSCYPLQAEREALDRLSREHNYCIVDLETDSLLGICGFMNLNHLNQTAEVGIFIGNKDYWGRGYGGEALSLLVKYGFEVLNFHNIMLQVVSFNERAIRCYERIGFKTFGVRKEAVLREGRRHDKVYMEMTRSDFNDN